One Elusimicrobia bacterium HGW-Elusimicrobia-1 genomic window, AGAGATCGACGTCTTCGACGGCTTTTACTTTACGCGAAAAATCGCCGTCTTCTCCGGCGGAGTCGGTGGCTTTTATGTGCACGAAAAAAAAGTCGTATTTATCGAAGTTCTTTTTAAGCGTTTCGAATTCTGAAATTATGGTATCGCAGCCCTTCGCCACGTCCATTCCGACGAGACGAGACAGGCCTTTATACATTGGATACGCGGCGATGCACAGCGCCCGCATTGCGAAGACGTCGCCGAATGACGGAATGTCTATCATGTTGGCGAAGCCGCGCAAAAGCACGGCGTTGGCCGGGCGCGCGGCTTTGAGTTTTTCGTCGGAGGCGGCGATAAATTTATTAACAATCGAGGCGGAAAAACCGGCCGCGGAAACTGTCGGATTTACTTGGAGATTTTTAAGACCCTCTTTCTGAGGGTCGGAATCCGTGAGGCGGTCGGAAAGTATTGTGCCTTCGGGCGGACGGAAAACCACGGCGAAGCGGTGCTCTTTGACGGGCAGGACGAATATCTTGACGCCGTCGATAACGGAGCCGTCCAGGAGTTTGCAGATTTTGGCCGAGGCGTCGGAGGCGATGCGTCCGGCCCGTCGGTCGATTATGGTTCCGTCGCCGGAAACGGTGGCGAAATTCCCCCGCGCGGCGAGGT contains:
- a CDS encoding phosphoglycerate mutase (catalyzes the interconversion of 3-phosphoglycerate and 2-phosphoglycerate; this enzyme does not require the cofactor 2,3-bisphosphoglycerate as a phosphate donor; BPG-independent PGAM; aPGAM), whose translation is MITQEFIRRMVVKNDAKIVLLVMDGLGGIQHPELQKTELEMSRHDILDGLAAKSECGFHDPIAPGVTPGSGPAHLGIFGYDPLQYEIGRGLLDSLGVDFEFQKGDLAARGNFATVSGDGTIIDRRAGRIASDASAKICKLLDGSVIDGVKIFVLPVKEHRFAVVFRPPEGTILSDRLTDSDPQKEGLKNLQVNPTVSAAGFSASIVNKFIAASDEKLKAARPANAVLLRGFANMIDIPSFGDVFAMRALCIAAYPMYKGLSRLVGMDVAKGCDTIISEFETLKKNFDKYDFFFVHIKATDSAGEDGDFSRKVKAVEDVDLCVPGILELDPTVLVVTGDHSTPAAMKSHSWHPVPLMIYSKSARYNPAVKRFTETEFIKGSLGRIPATSVMTMALSHARRLAKFGA